From Leptodactylus fuscus isolate aLepFus1 chromosome 11, aLepFus1.hap2, whole genome shotgun sequence, one genomic window encodes:
- the PRRC2B gene encoding protein PRRC2B isoform X2 encodes MSDRLGQISKGKDGKSKYSSLNLFDKYKGKSIEAVRTTVIPRHGLQSLGKVAAARRMPPPANLPSLKSENKGNDPNIIIVPKDGTGWANKQEHPDQKSSSVTAPQQQESLPQQGLPKSVSNLQKPTTVNSPENINLVPGGPKSWAQLNGKPAGHEGGSRGSNRLLSFSPEEFPTLKAAGEQDKAGKEKSGLDPSYGPGPSLRPQSKPLALLPDVTSWREGGGRSITGGISPTVSPTEPGSKSTAPADGAPSTAQASSDPKELSLRPAQPTRKGASQFMGNTYHPPTYHDMLPAFMCSQHPPEPTGTLDRASFPILSSQSRLEPRVPFRQYQMNNQDGKEIRPSGGGLRPVRSQRPQPERAPRATIINAEDLKELDDLDNDAEDGWAGLHDEVDYSEKLKFSEDEEEEEAPKDSRSKWNGWDCRRQRQVSFNSTDSAETKHPAENVKVWSDPAAHPRPTRRGQEPVQTAPRKANSWAAVAEHPKSAPASVLRQSSVEDKEEKTPPRQKFVTSEISEAVERARKRREEEERRTREERLAACAAKLKQLDQKTKHVSKSGSETPKRMENKENEDPRSPVSDHSSTQENAQNYRRDYSQESAPEYLDEEPPVVPRAESSSEEDCRESVSPVQDFGKHQKLIPPRFQRQQQEQLYKMQQWQQQQQQAYVASTHSSHPRPFYSHHPQMLGFDPRWMMMPSYMDPRMTQGRATVDFYPSSIHPPGVMKHMIQQESVGGGCQPDDCQPSDRRPPSAEPVSAWSQDSYVHLQSKAYSLPQPKPMESATDVTYCRTDGSYCSSRDRPDAVHVHQESIEERGDEYLTGSYEKSAGNFSNCISPQRRGPDSSYQHLEAAVDSGVSRGQQSSAPCRPSDFMNDKKPQFNGWGYGHHQKSSETTSSVEEEPPKEEHNMVSEVWKKDERGSQDSTVGADWRSEPTANSSQTHSENLGRSRRTGPIKKPVLKALKVEEKELEKSKPEAKEPVKTMKEKLLSKLDSAPKVSEPTLLSSSSSPAIEEKPQINVQESERTSQEKAEKTWGTKSSVTRESSTIPQPKRNNWIFIDEEQAFGGRTHGRGRGRGFRDFSFRGRGSVGPYNGQRVNRGRGLREFNPTEDFRNRVPRRRGVSETHSEGSEYEELPKRRRQRGSENEPLLERETEETRKGEFQDSWRSNRNYSDDSNGMDPKSRAPRAFGRSLPPRLSNSYSRRPFTSKESSHWNAKSGGSNWQEYNGPAESYGTRHNPDREHGSDYNYSDNLHHRRGFDESQGDDRRTFFQDEYSDRESLDKRSFVRRRPPRQDKPPRFRRLRQERESAGHWSGEEMGGAVTNHEHWQTRPKMPLNDRSAPAARRSPERSYHNSDHVNEDWETASESSDFSEKRPGEVDGDGNLSGNGFSEKRELSKRSFSSQRPLVDRRKVESSGYDEKPSKVGGNSRDYQQNPASGKTSRCSEESYTPDGSHHRYGLERSAQCDNGEVPGKKSERDARVAGLKAGEKSEAMTAFDLKYGDSVIEEDAEVGGEAYSDMTNKPRRALDKDRRKKDQIVQVPTKNSNIQSRIPPRFAKKQNGMCLDQTEVPGKEIWESNSQGISVQSSSDTWSKPGSSFSTESASSEGFKGSQGDSGIDLSAESRESSATSSQRSSPYGTMKPEELNGAVMESKSDCPKEQGQKQSEKKDPDSGSGMNKEHKPGPIGNERSLKNRKGSEGAERMEGSVPPVNGVEIHVDSVLPVPPIEFGVSPKDADYSLPPGASPGPAASSVSKLQDALVNKAGLSQSIPMLRRDHHLQQGMGLNPMSYPTADLTLKMESARKAWENSPNLPEQSSPAGPGSGIQQPSSVGTSAGVNYSSFGGVSMPPMPVASVAPSASLPGNHIPPLYLESHMFAGQPRLVQQTIPQQQGYQQAAAAQQIPMSLHTSLQAQAQLSMRGGLPVSQSQEMYSSIQPFRSQVYMHPSLSQPSAMVLTSGTGLKPQYSPFPGMQPLEMVKTQAASPYQPLSGSQQLVYESQLNQAAGMGASQMMDSPLTQLTMPMAGSQLGMPRYSSGQQPMLLPQSIQIPQGQNMPVGAPRRMQPSVLTASRESSQMEMKGFHFTEGKQSMQTATSVQAQHSYRPASASPSGKSPGPGPSANLGHYPQQVKPRTDEKCGLVSPKLPDQPSTSQMKPVRTGAIKPSVAKMEESAA; translated from the exons ATGTCACCAGTTGGAGGGAGGGCGGTGGGAGAAGCATCACCGGTGGCATCTCTCCAACCGTCTCTCCTACTGAGCCGGGCAGCAAATCCACTGCTCCTGCAGATGGCGCCCCCTCCACAGCGCAAGCTAGTAGTGACCCTAAGGAACTCTCACTGCGCCCGGCTCAGCCCACAAGAAAAGGGGCTTCACAGTTCATGGGAAACACCTACCATCCACCTACATACCATGATATGCTACCAGCTTTT ATGTGCTCTCAGCACCCTCCAGAACCCACTGGGACATTGGATCGAGCTTCCTTCCCCATCCTCTCCTCCCAATCTCGCCTTGAACCTCGCGTACCCTTTAGACAGTATCAAATGAACAATCAGGATGG AAAAGAGATCAGGCCGAGCGGTGGCGGTTTACGGCCTGTACGTTCACAGCGCCCTCAACCGGAGAGGGCCCCACGAGCCACCATTATAAATGCAGAAGACCTTAAGGAACTGGACGACCTAGACAATGATGCTGAAGACGGCTGGGCAG GTCTTCATGATGAAGTGGATTATTCTGAGAAACTGAAATTCagtgaagatgaggaggaggaggaagcccCGAAAGACAGCAGAAGTAAATG GAATGGCTGGGACTGCAGAAGGCAGCGGCAAGTTTCCTTTAACTCCACTGACAGCGCTGAGACCAAACACCCAGCAGAGAATGTGAAAGTATGGAGCGATCCAGCTGCACATCCACGTCCCACCAGAAGGGGGCAGGAACCTGTACAGACAGCTCCACGGAAAGCCAACAGCTGGGCTGCAGTAGCGGAACACCCG AAGTCGGCTCCAGCCTCCGTCTTACGTCAGTCTTCTGTTGAAGATAAAGAAGAGAAGACTCCTCCAAGGCAGAAGTTTGTCACTTCTGAAATATCTGAGGCAGTCGAGCGAGCTCGCAAGCGGCGGGAGGAGGAAGAGCGCCGAACTCGTGAAGAACGACTGGCTGCCTGCGCTGCAAAACTTAAACAGCTGGATCAGAAGACCAAACATGTTTCTAAATCGGGAAGTGAGACCCCTAAGCGTATGGAAAATAAAGAGAATGAAGACCCCCGGTCCCCAGTCTCAGACCATAGCAGCACTCAGGAGAACGCTCAGAATTACCGCAGAG attACTCCCAGGAATCTGCCCCCGAATATTTAGATGAGGAGCCTCCAGTAGTTCCTAGAGCTGAGAGCAGCAGTGAAGAAGACTGCAGAGAGTCTGTGTCTCCAGTGCAGGATTTTGGCAAGCACCAGAAGCTGATCCCACCGAGGTTCCAGAGGCAGCAGCAG GAGCAGTTATATAAGATGCAGCAGTggcagcagcagcaacaacaaGCGTATGTGGCATCGACCCACTCCAGCCACCCACGCCCCTTCTATTCCCACCACCCGCAGATGTTGGGCTTTGATCCTCGCTGGATGATGATGCCTTCCTATATGGATCCCCGGATGACACAGGGTCGTGCTACTGTAGATTTCTATCCTTCCTCCATACATCCTCCAG GTGTGATGAAACACATGATCCAGCAAGAATCCGTGGGTGGAGGTTGCCAGCCCGACGATTGCCAGCCGTCAGATCGCAGGCCTCCGTCTGCTGAACCTGTGTCTGCCTGGAGCCAGGACAGTTATGTGCACCTACAGAGCAAAGCCTACTCCCTGCCACAGCCGAAACCCATGGAGAGTGCGACAGACGTAACGTACTGCAG GACTGATGGCTCCTACTGCTCCTCCAGGGACAGGCCCGACGCTGTCCATGTCCACCAAGAGTCTATAGAGGAGCGAGGCGATGAGTATCTTACTGGAAGTTATGAGAAGTCTGCGGGAAACTTCAGTAACTGCATCTCACCCCAAAGAAGAGGACCGGACAGTTCATACCAACATCTGGAGGCTGCAGTAGACTCTGGTGTCAGTAGGGGGCAGCAAAGCAGCGCACCATGTAGACCATCAGACTTTATGAATGATAAGAAGCCTCAGTTTAATGGCTGGGGGTACGGGCACCATCAGAAGTCTTCTGAAACCACCAGTAGTGTGGAAGAGGAACCTCCCAAGGAAGAACATAACATGGTTTCTGAAGTATGGAAAAAGGACGAGCGAGGCAGCCAAGACTCGACTGTTGGAGCAGACTGGAGGAGCGAGCCCACTGCCAACTCTTCCCAGACGCACTCTGAGAACCTTGGAAGGAGTCGTCGGACTGGTCCCATAAAGAAACCAGTGCTAAAAGCTCTTAAAGTGGAGGAGAAGGAGCTGGAGAAAAGCAAACCTGAAGCTAAGGAGCCTGTGAAAACTATGAAGGAAAAGCTGCTCTCCAAGCTAGACAGTGCGCCCAAGGTGAGCGAGCCGACGCTCCTAAGCTCCTCATCCAGCCCTGCCATCGAAGAGAAACCCCAAATTAATGTCCAAGAATCTGAGAGAACTTCCCAGGAGAAAGCTGAAAAAACTTGGGGCACAAAGTCATCTGTTACTCGTGAATCAAGCACCATCCCCCAACCCAAACGGAACAACTGGATCTTTATTGATGAGGAACAGGCTTTTGGGGGTAGGACCCATGGCCGCGGGAGAGGAAGAGGGTTCAGAGACTTCAGTTTTCGTGGCCGAGGTTCTGTTGGTCCTTATAATGGTCAGAGGGTCAACAGAGGCCGAGGGCTTCGAGAATTTAACCCCACTGAAGATTTCCGAAATAGGGTACCTCGGCGGCGCGGTGTTAGCGAAACACACAGCGAAGGGTCAGAGTATGAGGAACTCCCCAAACGTCGCCGTCAGCGAGGATCAGAGAATGAGCCTCTTCTGGAAAGAGAAACAGAGGAGACAAGAAAAGGAGAATTCCAAGATTCCTGGAGGTCCAATAGAAATTACTCAGACGACTCAAATGGCATGGACCCTAAATCCAGGGCCCCGCGGGCTTTTGGAAGATCGCTTCCCCCCAGGCTTAGCAACAGTTATAGCAGGCGGCCATTCACCTCCAAGGAATCGTCACACTGGAACGCCAAGTCTGGAGGGTCAAATTGGCAAGAGTATAACGGGCCAGCAGAGTCTTATGGCACACGGCACAACCCTGACCGAGAGCACGGCAGTGACTATAACTACTCTGACAACCTGCACCATAGGAGAGGGTTCGATGAATCTCAAGGAGACGACAGGCGGACGTTTTTCCAAGACGAATATTCCGATCGGGAGAGTTTGGATAAGAGATCGTTTGTGAGAAGACGACCCCCTCGTCAAGATAAACCCCCAAGATTTCGACGTCTGAGGCAGGAAAGGGAATCTGCCGGGCACTGGAGCGGTGAAGAGATGGGGGGCGCTGTAACCAACCATGAGCACTGGCAGACCCGTCCTAAGATGCCTCTTAATGATCGATCAGCGCCAGCTGCCAGGCGATCGCCAGAGCGCTCCTACCACAACTCCGACCATGTGAACGAGGATTGGGAAACTGCATCCGAGAGCAGCGACTTCAGCGAGAAGAGACCTGGAGAGGTGGacggagatggaaacctgtctgGTAACGGCTTCTCTGAGAAGAGAGAACTGTCCAAGAGGAGTTTCTCCAGCCAGAGACCTCTGGTAGACCGACGCAAGGTGGAATCTTCTGGGTATGATGAGAAGCCATCCAAAGTCGGAGGGAACTCTCGTGACTACCAGCAGAACCCTGCCTCTGGGAAGACCAG TCGCTGTTCTGAAGAGTCTTACACTCCAGATGGCAGCCACCACCGCTATGGGTTAGAAAGGTCAGCCCAGTGTGACAACGGAGAGGTTCCAGGCAAGAAGTCCGAGCGGGATGCCAGGGTGGCGGGGCTCAAAGCGGGCGAGAAATCAGAAGCCATGACTGCTTTTGATTTGAAATATGGAG ACTCTGTTATTGAGGAAGATGCCGAGGTGGGAGGTGAGGCCTATTCTGACATGACCAATAAGCCCCGGCGAGCCCTGGACAAAGATCGCAGGAAGAAGGATCAAATTGTTCAG GTCCCTACTAAGAACAGCAATATACAGTCAAGGATCCCTCCTCGTTTCGCCAAAAAGCAGAATGGCATGTGCCTGGATCAGACTGAGGTTCCCGGTAAAGAGATTTGGGAGAGCAACAGCCAAG GTATCTCCGTACAGTCCAGCAGTGATACCTGGAGTAAACCTGGCAGTAGTTTCAGTACAGAATCTGCATCCTCAGAG GGTTTCAAAGGCAGCCAGGGTGACAGCGGCATTGATCTGAGCGCAGAATCTCGAGAATCGTCTGCCACTTCCTCCCAGCGTAGCTCTCCGTATGGGACGATGAAACCAGAGGAGTTAAATGGTGCAGTCATGGAGTCAAAATCTGACTGTCCTAAAGAGCAGGGACAGaaacagtcagaaaagaag GATCCGGACTCTGGTTCTGGAATGAACAAGGAACACAAGCCCGGTCCCATTGGCAACGAGCGCTCGCTAAAAAATAGGAAAGGATCAGAAGGTGCGGAGAGGATGGAGGGCAGCGTGCCGCCTGTCAATGGTGTTGAGATTCATGTGGATTCTGTTCTTCCTGTTCCTCCCATTGAATTTGGAGTAAGCCCAAAA gaTGCAGATTACTCTTTGCCTCCTGGAGCTTCTCCTGGACCCGCTGCTAGTTCGGTTTCAAAACTTCAGGATGCCCTCGTAAACAAG GCTGGTCTGTCACAGTCCATACCCATGCTGAGAAGAGACCATCACCTGCAGCAAGGGATGGGACTGAACCCCATGTCATACCCCACTGCCGACCTTACACTCAAG ATGGAGTCTGCCCGCAAGGCCTGGGAAAACTCACCGAATTTGCCAGAACAGAGTTCCCCAGCCGGCCCTGGCTCAGGAATACAGCAGCCCTCCAGTGTGGGAACTTCAGCCGGTGTCAACTACAGCTCCTTTGGTGGGGTGTCCATGCCGCCTATGCCCGTGGCCTCCGTGGCCCCTTCTGCATCTCTTCCAG GTAACCACATTCCCCCGCTCTACCTGGAAAGTCACATGTTTGCAGGGCAGCCGCGCCTGGTCCAGCAGACGATACCTCAGCAGCAAGGATACCAGCAG GCTGCAGCCGCCCAGCAGATTCCCATGTCTCTCCACACATCGCTGCAAGCCCAGGCTCAGCTGAGTATGAGAGGAGGACTGCCTGTATCCCAGTCACAAGAAATGTACAGCTCCATACAACCCTTCAG GTCCCAGGTGTATATGCATCCCAGCTTGTCACAGCCCAGTGCTATGGTCCTGACCAGCGGCACCGGACTCAAGCCTCAGTACTCGCCGTTTCCTGGCATGCAGCCTCTGGAGATGGTGAAGACGCAGGCCGCTTCTCCTTACCAGCCATTGAGTGGGAGTCAGCAGCTTGTGTATGAGAGTCAGCTGAACCAGGCAGCGGGCATGGGGGCCTCGCAGATGATGGACTCCCCCCTCACACAG TTAACCATGCCAATGGCCGGCTCTCAGCTTGGGATGCCTCGGTACAGCTCTGGACAGCAGCCAATGCTTCTACCGCAGTCCATTCAGATCCCACAGGGACAGAACATGCCTGTGGGCGCTCCGCGGAGGATGCAACCTTCAGTCCTGACAGCAAGTCGAGAA TCCTCTCAGATGGAGATGAAGGGATTTCACTTCACAGAAGGCAAGCAGAGTATGCAGACGGCCACCTCGGTGCAAGCACAGCACTCATATCG GCCAGCTTCAGCTAGTCCCAGTGGAAAGTCACCAGGACCGGGGCCATCTGCCAACTTAGGACACTATCCTCAACAG GTAAAACCGAGGACTGACGAGAAGTGCGGCCTGGTTTCCCCAAAACTTCCTGATCAGCCCAGTACAAGTCAGATGAAGCCGGTTCGGACTGGGGCCATCAAGCCTTCAGTGGCGAAAATGGAGGAGAGCGCGGCCTGA